Proteins from one Malassezia vespertilionis chromosome 2, complete sequence genomic window:
- the PRI1 gene encoding p48 polypeptide of DNA primase (EggNog:ENOG503NUZP; BUSCO:EOG09261ZI1; COG:L), whose protein sequence is MAVHAPVRIPPPAPMELDTGVDDVLGMIDERMLDRDESVDPMALLAYYRRLLPFKSLYTWLNHDVGPTRNFTNREFAFTLQSDVYLRYQSFSGWDEWKKEVCRLNPSRFEIGPVYSAKPKDRKTLQKATFRPVAREVVFDIDMTDYDEIRTCCSDKHICRRCWKLIAVAVEVLDSTLREDFGYKHLLWVYSGRRGIHCWVSDSAALALPDEARKALVGWTEVIRGSANQAKKVSVGTHAPGAPRVLHPSLRRALGGDVLSSTGTDASTPASKGPLQRAFVEVILRDQNVFAEAPRWEVLLALLPPHEADAIARLQAKWAAGPRTSVQKWDDVLDVASKSAERTKGAWIATLEDIVLQYTYPRIDAEVSKRQNHLLKSPFVVHPSTGRVCVPLEVDDVQHFDPEHTAPTVAQLLRELNRHQGDDKALHTKSEWENTSLRPYVEQLDRFTSRILHEARDAKRTTTKHTLDF, encoded by the coding sequence ATGGCGGTGCACGCGCCTGTTCGCATTCCTCCCCCAGCGCCCATGGAGCTAGATACGGGTGTGGACGATGTATTGGGCATGATTGATGAGCGCATGCTGGACCGCGACGAGTCGGTGGATCCCATGGCGCTCCTCGCATACTATCGCCGACTGCTTCCATTCAAGTCGCTCTATACATGGCTCAACCACGATGTGGGCCCCACGCGCAATTTTACGAACCGCGAGTTTGCATTCACCTTGCAGAGCGACGTGTACCTTCGCTACCAGAGTTTCTCTGGATGGGACGAGTGGAAGAAGGAGGTGTGCCGCTTGAATCCCTCGCGTTTTGAGATCGGGCCCGTGTACAGTGCGAAGCCCAAGGACCGCAAGACGCTGCAGAAAGCCACATTTCGCCCTGTGGCGCGTGAAGTTGTGTTTGATATAGATATGACCGACTATGACGAGATCCGGACGTGCTGTTCGGACAAGCACATTtgccggcgctgctggaaaCTGATTGCGGTGGCTGTGGAAGTGCTGGACAGCACACTACGCGAAGATTTTGGGTACAAGCACTTGCTCTGGGTATACTCGGGGCGGCGTGGAATCCACTGCTGGGTCTCGGACAGTGCTGCACTCGCTCTGcccgacgaggcgcgcaaagcgctcgtcGGCTGGACAGAAGTGATCCGCGGCAGTGCGAACCAAGCCAAGAAAGTCTCGGTGGGGACGCATGCACcaggcgcaccgcgcgtgctgcatccgagcctgcgccgcgcgcttggcggtgATGTGCTGAGCAGCACAGGCACCGACGCTTCGACGCCGGCCTCCAAAGggccgctgcagcgtgctttTGTGGAAGTGATCCTGCGCGACCAAAACGTGTTtgcagaagcgccgcgctgggaagtactgctcgcgctgctcccTCCCCACGAAGCCGATGCCATCGCACGTTTGCAAGCGAAATGGGCTGCGGGGCCGCGCACTAGTGTACAGAAATGGGACGATGTGTTGGACGTTGCGTCCAAGAGTGCGGAACGCACAAAAGGCGCGTGGATTGCTACGCTGGAGGACATTGTGCTGCAATATACGTACCCCCGCATCGATGCCGAGGTGAGTAAACGGCAGAACCACTTGCTCAAATCGCCATTTGTCGTGCATCCATCCACTGGGCGCGTTTGTGTGCCGTTGGAGGTGGACGACGTGCAGCATTTCGATCCGGAGCACACCGCGCCGACCGTTGCACagctcttgcgcgagctcaaTCGGCACCAAGGAGACGATAAGGCGTTGCATACCAAAAGCGAGTGGGAAAATACAAGTTTGCGTCCGtacgtcgagcagctcgaccgTTTCACTTCGCGGATATTgcacgaagcgcgcgatgcaaagcgcaccaCGACAAAACACACGCTCGACTTTTAG
- a CDS encoding uncharacterized protein (COG:S; EggNog:ENOG503P0A8), whose translation MHGPVAPLFARRGRVARWRRRAPSMPRACTEALVLWAYTGEACAALPKALSTALSLTLDAALALLADDLGEALLHASVPVDCVEFVLLDTPYCGYIDKTVLACRTHKTHVPPMTAAAALVWRSLVCTGSVPAGTAAPATYMEVARVSDAVGPRCAAPYLAARAWESACALADPAPVFRRMLDDPLVAQDPELGGMLVEGLCAFPAHLPHAEALLAMRRMDLDWVVYTLAASHAPATHAYAPLFCAEVSAMLGTRAWRALLSRNDMAVARLVRILVASMNDVNAASLYETLVGDILLADAPPRPSGELEAALEAYSEEIVRYLRVHWVAVRAQYGFDALAPWCVKELADRLEVEAHALRVHCAAPACVVPLGKNASMFAMTTGGLAQDCEKGTERKPGPVSLHAAVVNKHAAQCAAQTGHV comes from the coding sequence ATGCACGGCCCtgtcgcgccgctctttgcccggcgtgggcgtgtcgcgcgctggaggcggcgtgcgccgagcatgccgcgcgcgtgtaCAGAGGCTTTGGTGCTGTGGGCGTACACGGGAGAGGCATGTGCGGCTTTGCCGAAGGCTCTTTCCACCGCGCTTTCTCTCACGCTTGACGCTGcactcgcgctgctggccgACGATctgggcgaggcgctgctgcatgcgtCTGTGCCAGTGGACTGCGTCGAGTTTGTGCTTTTGGATACCCCCTATTGCGGCTACATAGACAAGACGGTGCTGGCATGCCGTACGCATAAAACGCATGTGCCCCCGATGACGGCTGCAGCCGCGCTCGTTTGGCGCTCGTTGGTGTGCACCGGGAGCGTACCGGCGGGCACAGCGGCTCCTGCTACGTACATGGAGGTAGCGCGTGTATCTGATGCGGTGGGACCGcggtgtgcggcgccgtaccttgccgcacgcgcgtggGAATCGGCGTGTGCGCTCGCAGACCCCGCGCCTGTCTTTCGCAGGATGCTGGACGATCCATTGGTTGCGCAGGATCCAGAACTCGGTGGTATGCTTGTCGAGGGACTGTGTGCATTTCCTGCACACCTTCCGCAcgccgaagcgctgctggcaatgcggcgcatggatcTAGATTGGGTCGTGTATACGCTCGCTGCATCCCATGCACCTGCCACACACGCTTATGCGCCCCTTTTTTGCGCCGAGGTAAGCGCGATGCTTGGTACACGAGCATGGCGAGCATTGCTTTCGCGGAATGATATGGCGGttgcgcgccttgtacGTATCCTTGTTGCTTCGATGAACGATGTAAATGCCGCGTCATTGTACGAGACGCTCGTCGGCGATATCCTGCttgccgatgcgccgccgcgaccCTCGggcgagctcgaggcggcgctcgaggcgtACAGCGAAGAGATTGTGCGGTacctgcgcgtgcattgggttgctgtgcgcgcgcagtatGGATTTGACGCGCTCGCACCGTGGTGCGTCAAGGAGCTTGCGGATCGGCTCGAAGTGGAAGcgcatgcattgcgcgtgcattgcgcagcgccggcgtgTGTCGTGCCGCTCGGGAAGAATGCAAGCATGTTTGCCATGACTACGGGGGGACTCGCACAAGACTGCGAAAAAGGGACGGAGCGCAAGCCAGGGCCGGTCAGCCTGCATGCAGCGGTGGTGAACaagcatgctgcgcaatgcgcggcacagacgGGCCATGTATAG
- the GAD2 gene encoding glutamate decarboxylase (EggNog:ENOG503NVBV; COG:E), translating to MPASSEEFARVAPEVCAMIQAWIAHGEDATTPAIPESTPQALRKRIDAAWPMQGMDDAALLGTMQLLLENSINPWTERFMAKLYSAPSIASVCGEMLLAAMNASVHVYSASPALSTVEDACAAQLAALFDFAENADGITMPGGAASNTLAVQTALCAAFDGTYRRDGVYGLVEYLHRNGRQGRGARPALLTSAASHFSLDRAALAAGLGMDAVVHVPVDAHDRMRVDALAAILDAMTRDPSHPNGAPFFVNATSGTTVLGAFDDIEAIAHVCAKYHCWLHVDASWGGAAVFSPAQRSALLRGSGMADSITINPHKLLCVTHQCSFLLVRDARVLREHAIHAGYLFHERGPVVDHAMKTLGCGRRGEALKLYLTWCRHGTAGLAAHIDAGLAVARHVLAQIQACPLLELGPLAEPLFLQICFRPVQYGSATGSAATHKLHAALQAERQFAVDFAPTAQGDFMRLVVHPRTPQHIFSALLERILALLRSDM from the coding sequence ATGCCCGCTTCTTCGGAAGAATTTGCGCGGGTTGCGCCGGAGGTGTGCGCGATGATCCAGGCATGGATCGCGCATGGAGAGGACGCGACCACTCCGGCGATACCAGAGAgcacgccgcaagcgctgcgcaagcgaatCGATGCGGCGTGGCCGATGCAAGGCATggacgacgctgcgctgcttggcacgatgcagctgctgcttgAAAACAGCATAAACCCATGGACCGAGCGGTTCATGGCCAAGCTGTAcagtgcgccaagcatTGCAAGTGTCTGTGGCGAGATGCTGCTTGCGGCAATGAATGCAAGCGTGCATGTCtacagcgcatcgcccgcgCTGAGCACCGTCGAAgacgcctgcgctgcgcagctcgctgcgctgttCGACTTTGCGGAGAATGCTGATGGGATCACGATGccgggcggcgccgcttccaATACCCTCGCAGTACAGaccgcgctgtgcgctgccTTCGACGGCACATACAGGCGCGACGGCGTGTACGGCCTTGTGGAATACCTGCACCGAAACGGACGGCaaggacgcggcgcgcgccctGCTCTTCTcacgagcgcagcgagccacTTCTCTCTGGaccgtgccgcgcttgcagcggGCCTCGGGATGGACGCCGTGGTACATGTGCCCGTCGACGCACACGACCGGATGCgcgtggatgcgctggCCGCGATTCTCGACGCAATGACACGCGATCCCTCGCACccaaacggcgcgccgtttttTGTGAACGCGACGAGCGGTACGACGGTGCTTGGTGCGTTTGACGACATTGAGGCCATTGCACACGTCTGTGCCAAGTACCACTGCTGGCTGCACGTCGATGCGTCGtggggcggcgctgctgtgtTTTCgcccgcgcagcgcagcgcgttgCTGCGCGGAAGCGGCATGGCAGACAGCATCACAATCAACCCACACAAGCTGCTGTGTGTGACGCACCAGTGCTCGTTCCTCTTGGTGCGCGATGCCCGCGTTCTTCGCGAGCATGCGATCCACGCGGGCTATTTATTCCACGAGCGCGGCCCTGTCGTGGACCATGCGATGAAGACGCTGGGGtgtgggcggcgcggcgaggcgctcaagcTTTACCTGACGTGGTGCCGCCATGGAACGGCGGGCCTCGCCGCCCACATTGATGCAGGCCTTGCCGTTGCGCGCCACGTTCTCGCGCAAATCCAAGCGTGCCCACTGCTGGAGCTCGGGCCGCTCGCGGAGCCCCTTTTTTTGCAAATCTGCTTCCGCCCGGTGCAGTACGGCTCTGCTACGGgctctgcagcgacgcacaaactccacgcggcgctccaagccGAGCGCCAGTTTGCCGTGGACTTTGCGCCGACCGCGCAGGGCGATTTTatgcgcctcgtcgtccatccgcgcacgccgcagcacattttcagcgcgcttctcgagcggattctcgcgctgcttcgTAGTGATATGTAA
- the IST1 gene encoding Vacuolar protein sorting-associated protein ist1 (COG:Z; BUSCO:EOG09264PK5; EggNog:ENOG503NW5R), which translates to MLRWHAGRAKIQLKLAIQRARMLQQKKESLAKRGRYEIAELAQHGKWESARVKTESLIMDDVHVELLELLELYTETLYARFALLDTASTEPDAAVLEAVLAILYAGHRTELPELTTLRDMLIVRYGMKLATCAEENEGDFEYKMPALALVDAYLTEICKTYGVCMPGAPPQELPVEAAPSTPTSQSEWDALVGRFATLKR; encoded by the exons ATGCTGCGGTGGCATGCGGGGCGGGCCAAGATCCAGCTGAAGCTtgcgatccagcgcgcacgcatgtTGCAGCAGAAAAAG GAATCGCTTGCAAAGCGCGGTCGGTACGAGATTGCGGAGTTGGCACAGCATGGCAAGTGGGAGTCCGCGCGTGTAAAGACGGAGTCGCTCATTATGGACGACGTGCACGTCGAATtgcttgagctgctcgagctgtaTACAGAGACGCTTTATGCGCGGTTTGCTCTGCTTGATACAGCCAGCACTGAGCCAGACGCTGCTGTGCTGGAGGCTGTGCTGGCGATTCTGTACGCTGGGCACCGCACGGAGTTGCCGGAGCTTAcaacgctgcgcgataTGCTCATTGTGCGCTACGGCATGAAACTCGCGACGTGTGCAGAGGAGAATGAAGGAGATT TTGAGTACAAAATGCCAGCCCTGGCGTTGGTCGATGCATACCTCACCGAAA TTTGCAAAACGTATGGCGTTTGTATGCCGGGTGCGCCGCCCCAAGAACTGCCTGTTGAAGCAGCCCCGTCCACTCCCACCTCGCAGTCGGAGTGGGATGCCTTGGTGGGGCGATTCGCCACGCTGAAAAGATGA
- a CDS encoding uncharacterized protein (EggNog:ENOG503NZ6Z; COG:S), protein MSRSSRWNWERHTFAKIRGEEPHARDASPTQTDADTRSAPEPVDPMNADMDMKRSSSSMRSVSTPMAGSVASRATSPGSTTSLNSFTDTSDLETETETETEDEVAHLNAREIQESRLPFLYPVPRSVADTVPTDRRDSAGLVSGCSTPRLSEHPEYARLAGSTISGGPISMRAMPTKRPSLPQAGSPGSYRTVHRSPAPVKNLHDNRLRANMTFRDTGLLSRGSVGGTDPVAHSPTSDPARSPLRMTNTSPHTSAPPTPSLIALSRRGSLMAGQPTMWMTSNAPTPLASRPGSGHVSPVLSRTPSVFYSPYAADASRDTGSWISRPPSPIFEGAVAEGTSSTQEYVPLWKRRATAPLQLVAGHRTSLAPNDALHANLEDLDIGSPKSPFIMSDPLNLLQHVSQSLNALNRGSLSRRSSRLPPLHVDWSPTVSSFFSKPAPKDGEEELPSYVCTAHIEGFLPRKMELDAPHKPAADRAWTTYYFVLHGTQIHVYNTDISRLYTPGCSLARFWELMPATTVHVHPKNQAEGAAQAEQRAGDAPHAIEQALKQHHVHTYMLLNGECGLATDYTKREHVIRVRLERQQFLLQLRNDAHVVDWIEALHAGINVCTDLDERPMPKFHTLPRRRRRRRGSEAVALHPEPSPRSEHYASRSPAPMVPTAS, encoded by the exons ATGTCGAGATCGAGTCGCTGGAACTGG GAAAGGCACACTTTTGCGAAAATCCGCGGCGAGGAGCCCCACGCCCGGGATGCGAGCCCCACGCAAACCGACGCAGATACACGGAGTGCACCAGAGCCGGTGGATCCAATGAATGCCGATATGGACATGAAGCGCAGCAGTTCATCGATGCGTTCCGTAAGCACGCCGATGGCTGGCTCTGTGGCTTCGCGAGCAACCTCGCCAGGGAGCACCACCTCGCTAAACTCTTTTACAGACACGAGCGATTTGGAAACAGAAACGGAAACGGAAACCGAGGACGAAGTGGCGCATTTGAATGCACGCGAAATACAGGAATCGCGCTTGCCTTTTCTATACcccgtgccgcgctccgTCGCAGACACCGTTCCTACAGATCGGCGCGACTCGGCGGGACTTGTGTCTGGGTGCAGCACCCCACGTCTTTCTGAGCATCCCGAGTATGCGAGGCTTGCAGGCTCCACGATCTCAGGCGGCCCTATTTCAATGCGTGCGATGCCTACCAAACGCCCAAGCCTGCCGCAGGCGGGGTCGCCCGGCTCTTACCGCACTGTGCACCGATCGCCAGCGCCGGTGAAAAACTTGCACGATAATAGACTGCGTGCGAATATGACGTTTCGAGACACTGGTTTATTGtcgcgcggcagcgtcggcggcaCCGATCCAGTAGCGCACTCGCCTACCAGCGACCCCGCACGCTCGCCGTTGCGCATGACGAACACCTCGCCTCATACGAGTGCCCCGCCAACGCCTTCGCTCATTGCATTGTCGCGGCGTGGATCGCTGATGGCGGGCCAGCCGACCATGTGGATGACGTCCAACGCACCGACGCCGCTGGCATCGCGGCCTGGGTCGGGCCATGTTTCGCCCGTGctttcgcgcacgccgtctGTATTTTACTCGCCATATGCAGCcgatgcgtcgcgcgatACGGGCTCTTGGATTTCGAGGCCGCCCTCGCCGATCTTTGAAGGCGCCGTTGCGGAAGGCACCTCGTCCACGCAAGAGTACGTTCCTTTGTGGAAACGCCGCGCCACTGCGCCCCTGCAGCTTGTCGCTGGACACCGCACTTCTTTAGCGCCAAACGATGCGCTACACGCCAACCTCGAAGATTTGGACATCGGCTCGCCGAAAAGTCCGTTTATCATGTCGGACCCGTTGAATTTGCTGCAACACGTGAGTCAATCGCTCAACGCACTCAACCGCGGCAGCCTGAGCCGCCGCTCTTCGCGCCTTCCGCCCCTGCACGTCGACTGGAGCCCCACCGTGTCGTCATTTTTTAGTAAACCGGCGCCCAAAGACGGCGAGGAGGAGCTTCCTTCGTATGTATGCACTGCGCACATCGAAGGGTTCCTTCCGCGCAAGATGGAGCTTGACGCACCGCACAAGCCCGCAGCGGACCGTGCCTGGACTACGTACTACTTTGTGCTACATGGGACACAGATCCATGTCTACAATACAGACATTTCCCGCCTCTACACGCCCGGATGCTCCCTCGCGCGATTCTGGGAGCTAATGCCGGCGACAACGGTGCATGTACATCCAAAGAACCAAGCTGAgggcgccgcacaagcggAGCAGCGAgccggcgatgcgccgcatgccaTCGAGCAGGCTCTGAAACAGCACCATGTACATACATACATGCTCCTCAACGGCGAATGTGGACTCGCAACCGACTATACTAAACGCGAGCATGTAATTCGTGTCCGGCTCGAGCGCCAGCAATTTCTGCTGCAACTGCGGAATGATGCGCACGTCGTTGACTGgatcgaggcgctccaCGCAGGGATCAATGTGTGCAccgacttggacgagcgCCCCATGCCCAAGTTCCACACACTtccgcggcgtcggcgtcggcggcgcggatcAGAGGCTGTTGCATTGCACCCGGAACCATCTCCGCGTTCCGAGCACTATGCATCTCGAAGCCCTGCGCCCATGGTCCCTACTGCATCCTAG
- the CDC5 gene encoding polo kinase (EggNog:ENOG503NWUA; COG:D) translates to MSTGLPNYERESAMQHIAAPRRAVLQSINTQESVPIQRHVSGTNPYKVSESGMHAEAHIAVSERANGVSRLRRHLAPLPSIGNGVQPQHAPSTKSAAPAVTRDTLTHTHSKKPQLPNAPRVIVDAAGNEYDRHAVLGQGGFARVFHVTDRHGRDKAFKVIAKSAIMQSKKNRQKILAEIMIHKSLKHVHIVGFEDVFEDSENVYFVLELCHNGNMNDIVKRRGRYSEAEARFFMIQILAGIQHMHNNSIIHRDLKLGNVFLDQNMRIKIGDFGLAALLKYPEERKKTVCGTPNYIAPEILYDQGEGHSFEVDIWSVGVILYTLLVGRPPFQTSNVQKIYDRIRRNEYEIPAEANLSVEAQGLIRQILSQRPSERPSLGEIMEHPWFLAGTVPLSVPAQAVHQRPYIPALTQGESQRNYEQLKLEAAWLTDDAADQEAAPEPPAKYPRENLRALEAVEENRDRIDREFQQAINPGSPISTLLKVGRQPLVKANVASPPSALGLAGKMSNMHLKSTHNQENAQLRQKTQVVAGFAPVPTRPVTSLELMVHYLSDALRHFDAEDSQPQIPTNPAGEMVSIPLSVVVEGEGGELRVKPPAPRQFIISWLDHSEKYGLGYALCNGSVGVHFRDATSMVLAPQRQCFDYVYNIHYRGDAHPTDQVRRENHAMPSDHADKASNLEWLPRELVSKFKLLRFFEGEIMDRLYGADNPLTYVDTNETGMSFVQKWYRCKQAIVFRLSNGTVQFNFYDHTKLFLSSDGLVVSAIDAVDRTDGVPVLRTWTLAEMVAIAHPRRSAAEAAAVSETPERFPRLFQTKPSERRFVRQLMKKLRYVRDVLMSTSNTHLPVA, encoded by the exons ATGTCGACGGGCCTTCCTAACTATGAGCGCGAAAGTGCAATGCAGCACATTgcggcgcctcgtcgagcggTGCTCCAGTCGATCAACACGCAAGAGTCCGTCCCCATTCAGCGGCATGTTTCTGGTACGAACCCCTACAAAGTTTCGGAGAGCGGCATGCATGCAGAAGCCCATATTGCTGTGAGTGAGCGTGCGAATGGTGTGTCGCGTTTGCGCAGACACCTTGCACCGCTTCCCAGTATCGGCAATGGTGTGCAGCCGCAGCACGCTCCTTCGACCAAAAGCGCTGCCCCTGCCGTGACTCGCGACACGCtcacgcacacgcacagcaagaagccgcagctgccgaatgcgccgcgcgtcaTTGTGGATGCTGCTGGAAATGAGTATGACCGGCATGCGGTGCTGGGCCAGGGCGGTTTTGCGCGTGTATTCCACGTCACGGACCGGCATGGCCGAGACAAGGCATTCAAGGTGATTGCCAAGAGCGCAATTATGCAGTCCAAGAAGAATCGGCAAAAGATCCTTGCCGAGATTATGATTCACAAGTCGCTGAAGCACGTCCACATTGTTGGATTTGAAGACGTATTTGAAGACTCGGAGAATGTCTACTTTGTCTTGGAGCTGTGTCACAATGGG AATATGAACGATATTGTAAAGCGCCGTGGACGCTACTccgaggccgaggcgcgcttCTTTATGATCCAGATCTTGGCGGGCATCCAGCACATGCACAACAATTCGATCATTCACCGCGACCTAAAGCTTGGAAACGTGTTTTTGGACCAGAATATGCGCATAAAGATTGGCGATTTTGGgctcgcagcgctgctcaagtatcccgaggagcgcaagaaaaCCGTGTGCGGCACACCGAACTATATCGCGCCCGAAATCCTCTACGACCAGGGCGAAGGGCACAGCTTCGAGGTCGATATCTGGTCAGTCGGTGTGATTTTGTACACGCTCCTCGTTGGCCGCCCGCCATTCCAGACGAGCAACGTGCAAAAGATTTACGACCGGATCCGCCGCAACGAATACGAGATTCCTGCCGAGGCAAACTTGTCTGTCGAAGCCCAAGGCCTCATCCGGCAGATTCTCTCGCAGCGCCCGTCGGAGCGCCCGTCACTTGGAGAGATTATGGAGCACCCGTGGTTCCTTGCAGGCACTGTGCCGCTCAGCGTGCCTGCCCAAGCAGTCCATCAACGCCCCTACATTCCCGCCTTAACGCAAGGCGAATCCCAGCGCAACTATGAGCAACTCAAGTTGGAGGCGGCGTGGCTAACcgacgacgctgccgaccaggaagcagcgccagaGCCTCCCGCCAAGTACCCACGCGAGaatctgcgcgcgctggaagcaGTCGAGGAGAACAGGGACAGGATCGACCGCGAATTCCAGCAAGCGATCAATCCCGGCAGCCCCATCTCGACCCTGCTCAAGGTCGGACGTCAGCCGCTGGTCAAGGCGAATGTTGCCTCGCCACCCAGCGCACTTGGCCTTGCTGGTAAGATGAGCAATATGCATTTGAAGTCCACGCACAACCAGGAAAACGCACAGCTCCGCCAAAAGACCCAGGTCGTGGCCGGCTTCGCGCCTGTGCCTACACGCCCCGTCACTAGCCTCGAGCTCATGGTGCACTACCTcagcgatgcactgcgccactTTGATGCCGAGGATAGCCAGCCGCAGATCCCGACGAATCCAGCGGGCGAGATGGTAAGCATTCCTTTGTCGGTCGTTGTCGAAGGCGAGGGAGGCGAACTGCGCGTAAAGCCCCCTGCTCCTCGCCAATTTATCATTTCCTGGCTCGACCACTCGGAAAAGTACGGCTTGGGCTACGCGTTGTGCAACGGCTCTGTAGGCGTGCATTTCCGCGACGCTACCAGCATGGTGCTCGCACCCCAGCGCCAGTGCTTTGACTATGTCTACAACATTCATTaccgcggcgatgcgcatccCACCGACCAAGTCCGGCGCGAGAACCACGCCATGCCGAGCGACCACGCGGACAAAGCGTCCAATTTGGAGTGGCTTCCCCGCGAGCTCGTGAGCAAGTTTAAGCTTTTGCGATTTTTCGAGGGCGAGATTATGGACCGCCTGTACGGAGCCGACAACCCCTTGACCTATGTGGACACCAACGAGACCGGCATGAGCTTTGTGCAGAAGTGGTACCGCTGCAAACAAGCGATTGTATTCCGGCTGAGCAACGGGACCGTACAGTTTAATTTCTACGACCACACCAAACTCTTTCTCTCCTCGGATGGCCTGGTCGTCTCTGCGATCGACGCCGTCGACCGCACCGACGGCGTGCCTGTCTTGCGCACCTGGACCCTCGCCGAGATGGTCGCAATTGCCCATCCCCGCCGCTCTGCCGCCGAAGCAGCGGCGGTCAGCGAAACACCCGAGCGCTTTCCCCGCCTTTTCCAGACCAAACCCAGTGAGCGCCGGTTTGTGCGCCAGTTGATGAAAAAGTTGCGCTACGTCCGTGACGTGCTGATGAGCACATCGAACACGCATCTTCCTGTAGCATAG